One Corallococcus silvisoli DNA segment encodes these proteins:
- a CDS encoding discoidin domain-containing protein translates to MSGYSSQLSSRGVSPCLPPAPRVWLLNAFAAVLLLLSTLGASEAHAQTNVALNRPTFTSSAEGPFLGQYAVDGDGGTRWSSGFTENEWITVDLGQTRTIARVVLTWEPAYATGYKIQVSNNNTTFTDALVVSNGDGGVDDLTLPAGTTGRYVRMQGVTRALPAYGYSLWEFAVYETGGGTTTGDLAKNKPATASSVEGNSVYLLPGFAFDGDINTRWASVQGVDPQWIRVDLGTPQVVGKVVLEWEGAYGKTYTIDGSNDDTSWTTLNTVTNGAIGRREIPVSGTYRYIRMRGTERGTGYGYSLWSFEVYQSGGTTPPPTQTTNQTIKLNFPELAYAKINVSPAPLSVTPVPEEGNTTPSVRNPPGPFTYQLTFPPNTTVTLSKNQFSPTQPNTDIRLAVVDVNGTQQRAQSVTALAVQGADWNVEIYSTGGGGQDPRDPTIIPDPYVAPAPLPVAGAFRLTAPANSAMITATRKPTLSWATVTGATNYKLYVNLTRNDYDWMAAGNLLDRYTQVASQTGTSFTFTEDLPDRWTYKWYVVATLSGGATSRSDIGNFSVYLPVVETQADGVNLINGMRDLNKNGTIEPYEDWHNPISVRVNDLLGRMTLREKALQMFYDAKVYPEAGFQMGPLSPTDIPMFQKASAATRLGIPHIDAGDSIHGYKTSWPTQPALAASRDLDTIHEMGDIQRKEQLAIGSRGTLSPLAEVNTKVLYPRIQEGNGEDADLAAGITRALIAGLQGGPEVNPSSIWVTTKHWPGQGAGGEAGITYDGTTIHYHMRPWHAAIEAGTSGIMPGYAGSWLLGPEGYGAGDNPGILNYLRNQLKYDGVICSDWLPSGSWVRSATAGSDVMGGATPSAMANFENEVPVARINDSVRRILDLKFRLGIFEDPYKQGPAGTSQWHTADSKAAVRRASQEAMTLLKNDGALPIRLPAGGKVVIAGPRADDMSCMVTWRSDFHGTEFGDPTIYAAVKARAEAAGLTVYKDNAPGGVTPDAAIVVVGESYFTHGTEWDKEKPYLPGDPIGPAHEAKWGDQFGIINSFKSRGIPTTVVMIMPRPYVLTNVMPISNALMIAYRPGDMGGYAVADVLFGDVLPRGKTPWQLPRGMNQIGTDVESGQLERWDLPFDLGATDAERTAIRQKIAAGLPVPPTYGNPLFQYGSGIQGFGLMDATPPVAFNLLTPSNNLVITGTRPAFTWTASSDPQTGIQRYEVYLDGGAMPVAITKTPSAALDGLKLANGTHTWFVKAFNWANGVTQSSTFTFTLNDTTPPSAFAALSPSAGQAVPGTSTRFIWEQTTDVGAGVAEYVLIVDGADRSPSILRSTPVAAGTNLALGKNAYASSVEFGSANDAVDGSLTTRWSSVGTATTGDTESITVDLGAIYSLKRIVLNWEAAYGRRYVLEASLDGSTNWVALKTVDTGDGGIDDWTVAGVGRYVRMRGVQRATAYGYSLWEFEVYGVGTEQTTVNGLATGTHTWRVRAVDGANNTTLSSGPITFTK, encoded by the coding sequence AAGCCCATGCCCAGACGAACGTGGCGCTGAACAGGCCCACCTTCACGTCGTCCGCGGAAGGGCCCTTCCTGGGCCAGTACGCGGTGGATGGGGACGGTGGCACGCGGTGGTCCAGCGGCTTCACGGAGAATGAATGGATCACCGTGGACCTGGGCCAGACGCGAACCATCGCGCGCGTGGTGCTGACCTGGGAGCCCGCCTATGCCACGGGCTACAAGATCCAGGTCTCCAACAACAACACGACCTTCACCGACGCGCTGGTGGTGAGCAATGGCGACGGCGGGGTGGATGACCTGACACTGCCGGCTGGCACGACGGGCCGCTACGTCCGCATGCAGGGCGTCACTCGCGCGCTGCCCGCCTATGGCTACTCGCTGTGGGAGTTCGCTGTCTATGAGACGGGCGGCGGCACGACCACGGGCGACCTGGCCAAGAACAAGCCCGCGACGGCGTCCAGCGTGGAGGGTAACTCCGTGTACCTCCTGCCGGGCTTCGCGTTCGACGGCGACATCAACACGCGCTGGGCCTCCGTGCAGGGCGTGGATCCGCAGTGGATCCGCGTGGACCTGGGCACGCCCCAGGTGGTGGGCAAGGTGGTGCTGGAGTGGGAGGGCGCGTACGGCAAGACGTACACCATCGACGGCTCCAACGACGACACCAGCTGGACCACGCTCAACACGGTGACCAACGGCGCCATCGGCCGCCGGGAGATTCCGGTCTCCGGCACCTACCGTTACATCCGCATGCGTGGCACGGAGCGTGGCACGGGCTATGGCTATTCGCTGTGGTCCTTTGAAGTCTACCAGTCCGGGGGCACGACTCCGCCGCCCACGCAGACCACCAACCAGACCATCAAGCTGAACTTCCCGGAGCTGGCGTATGCGAAGATCAATGTATCGCCCGCGCCCCTCTCCGTGACGCCGGTGCCGGAGGAAGGCAACACCACGCCGTCCGTGCGCAACCCGCCCGGGCCGTTCACCTACCAGCTCACGTTCCCGCCCAACACGACGGTGACGCTGTCGAAGAACCAGTTCTCTCCCACCCAGCCCAACACGGACATCCGGCTGGCGGTGGTGGATGTGAATGGCACCCAGCAGCGTGCCCAGTCCGTCACGGCGCTGGCGGTCCAGGGCGCGGACTGGAACGTGGAGATCTACTCCACGGGCGGCGGTGGCCAGGATCCTCGCGACCCGACCATCATCCCGGACCCGTACGTGGCGCCGGCGCCGCTGCCGGTGGCGGGGGCGTTCCGGCTGACCGCGCCAGCCAACAGCGCGATGATCACCGCGACGCGCAAGCCCACGCTGTCCTGGGCCACGGTCACGGGCGCGACCAACTACAAGCTCTACGTGAACCTCACTCGCAACGACTACGACTGGATGGCGGCGGGCAACCTGCTGGACCGGTACACGCAGGTGGCGTCACAGACGGGCACGTCGTTCACCTTCACGGAGGACCTGCCAGACCGCTGGACGTACAAGTGGTACGTGGTGGCGACGCTGTCGGGCGGCGCCACGTCGCGCTCCGACATCGGCAACTTCAGCGTGTACCTGCCGGTGGTGGAGACGCAGGCGGACGGCGTCAACCTCATCAATGGCATGCGCGACCTGAACAAGAATGGGACCATCGAGCCGTACGAGGATTGGCACAACCCCATCTCCGTGCGCGTGAATGACCTGCTGGGCCGGATGACGCTGCGGGAGAAGGCGCTCCAGATGTTCTACGACGCCAAGGTGTACCCGGAGGCGGGCTTCCAGATGGGGCCGCTGTCGCCCACCGACATCCCGATGTTCCAGAAGGCGTCCGCGGCCACGCGGCTGGGCATTCCGCACATCGACGCGGGTGACTCCATCCACGGGTACAAGACGAGCTGGCCCACGCAGCCCGCGCTGGCCGCGTCGCGCGACCTGGACACCATCCACGAGATGGGCGACATCCAGCGCAAGGAACAGCTCGCCATTGGCAGCCGCGGCACGCTGTCCCCGCTGGCGGAGGTGAACACCAAGGTCCTCTATCCGCGCATCCAGGAGGGCAATGGCGAGGATGCCGACCTGGCGGCGGGCATCACCCGCGCGCTCATCGCGGGCCTCCAGGGCGGTCCGGAGGTGAACCCGTCCTCCATCTGGGTGACGACGAAGCACTGGCCGGGCCAGGGCGCCGGCGGCGAGGCGGGCATCACCTACGATGGCACCACCATCCACTACCACATGCGTCCGTGGCACGCGGCCATCGAGGCGGGCACCAGCGGCATCATGCCGGGCTACGCCGGCAGCTGGCTGCTGGGGCCGGAGGGCTACGGCGCGGGTGACAACCCGGGCATCCTCAACTACCTGCGCAACCAGCTGAAGTACGACGGCGTCATCTGCTCGGACTGGCTGCCGTCGGGCTCGTGGGTGCGCTCGGCGACGGCGGGCTCGGACGTGATGGGCGGCGCCACGCCGTCCGCGATGGCGAACTTCGAGAACGAGGTGCCGGTCGCGCGCATCAACGACTCCGTGCGCCGCATCCTGGACCTGAAGTTCCGCCTGGGCATCTTCGAGGACCCGTACAAGCAGGGCCCCGCGGGCACCTCCCAGTGGCACACGGCGGACAGCAAGGCCGCGGTGCGCCGTGCGTCCCAGGAGGCCATGACGCTGCTCAAGAACGATGGCGCGCTGCCCATCCGCCTGCCCGCGGGCGGCAAGGTGGTCATCGCGGGCCCTCGCGCGGACGACATGTCCTGCATGGTGACCTGGCGCTCGGACTTCCACGGCACCGAGTTCGGCGACCCGACCATCTACGCGGCGGTGAAGGCGCGCGCGGAGGCCGCGGGGCTGACGGTCTACAAGGACAACGCCCCCGGAGGCGTCACGCCGGATGCGGCCATCGTGGTGGTGGGCGAGAGCTACTTCACGCACGGCACCGAGTGGGACAAGGAGAAGCCGTACCTGCCGGGCGACCCGATTGGCCCGGCGCACGAAGCGAAGTGGGGTGACCAGTTCGGCATCATCAACAGCTTCAAGTCGCGGGGCATCCCCACGACGGTGGTGATGATCATGCCCCGGCCCTACGTGCTGACGAACGTCATGCCCATCTCCAACGCGCTGATGATCGCGTACCGCCCCGGCGACATGGGGGGCTACGCGGTGGCGGACGTGCTGTTCGGTGACGTGCTGCCTCGCGGCAAGACGCCGTGGCAGCTGCCGCGCGGCATGAACCAGATTGGCACGGACGTGGAGAGCGGCCAGCTGGAGAGGTGGGACCTTCCCTTCGACCTGGGCGCGACGGACGCGGAGCGGACGGCCATCCGCCAGAAGATCGCGGCGGGCCTGCCGGTGCCTCCCACGTATGGCAACCCGCTGTTCCAGTACGGCTCCGGCATCCAGGGCTTTGGCCTGATGGACGCAACGCCGCCGGTGGCGTTCAACCTGCTGACGCCGTCGAACAACCTGGTCATCACCGGCACGCGTCCGGCGTTCACCTGGACGGCGAGCAGCGATCCGCAGACGGGCATCCAGCGCTACGAAGTGTATCTGGACGGTGGCGCGATGCCGGTGGCCATCACCAAGACGCCGTCGGCGGCGCTGGACGGATTGAAGCTGGCGAACGGGACGCACACCTGGTTCGTGAAGGCGTTCAACTGGGCGAACGGGGTGACGCAGTCCTCCACGTTCACCTTCACGCTGAACGACACGACGCCGCCGTCGGCCTTCGCGGCGCTGTCGCCGTCGGCGGGCCAGGCGGTGCCCGGCACGTCCACGCGCTTCATCTGGGAGCAGACGACGGACGTGGGCGCGGGCGTGGCCGAGTACGTCCTCATCGTGGACGGCGCGGACCGAAGCCCCTCCATCCTGCGCAGCACGCCGGTGGCGGCGGGGACGAACCTGGCGCTGGGCAAGAACGCGTATGCCTCGTCCGTGGAGTTCGGCAGCGCGAACGACGCGGTGGACGGCAGCCTGACGACGCGTTGGTCGAGCGTCGGCACGGCGACGACGGGCGACACCGAGTCCATCACGGTGGACCTGGGTGCCATCTATTCGCTCAAGCGGATCGTGCTCAACTGGGAGGCCGCTTACGGCCGACGCTACGTGCTGGAGGCCTCACTGGATGGCAGCACCAACTGGGTGGCGCTGAAGACAGTGGACACTGGCGACGGCGGCATCGACGACTGGACGGTGGCTGGCGTGGGCCGCTACGTGCGCATGCGGGGTGTGCAGCGCGCCACGGCCTACGGCTACTCGCTGTGGGAGTTCGAGGTCTACGGCGTGGGCACGGAGCAGACGACGGTGAACGGCCTGGCCACGGGCACGCATACATGGCGAGTGCGCGCGGTGG